DNA from Chryseomicrobium sp. FSL W7-1435:
GCTGCCCGTTAATTCCCACTTCGGCAACAATAGTTTCGGGGTGATCTGTTATCTCTGGGGACGTAATAATTTCTTGCTCAGTCGCTGGTTTACTCTCATCAATTTCTTGCTCATCGACTAATTCGCCTTCTTTATCCGGAAAGAAGTCAGAGGATAAAAAAAAGATTAAACCAATCATCAAGGCTGTTAAGAAAAGCACATAGGCCATGGATTTTCGCATCGCAACTAGCCTCCTTTAGTTACTGATCCTATTCCCGTTATTTGGATTTTTACACCTAGTTTAATACTTCCAATGTTTTCAACATCGCATAGAATCGTGCACCATGGCCTTCTTGGGCTTCAAGAAATACAGTTTGAGTGATGACAATTGTCGAGTCATCATGTTGTTCATCGAGAACATAGACTGTGGTAACTTCACTATTGGCCTCGTCTCCAGCACGTGCATGAAGTTTATATCCGACAATTGGTTCTGTGACGGGCTCAGCCTCAATAGTCATACCCGGATAGCGAGCTTCGAGGATGGCTGCTTGTTCTGATGCAAGTTCAGTTGGCGTTTTTCCAGGAACCGTATCAATTTTCAAACCTACTTCAGGATAAGCGGCTCCAAGTTGGTCACGGGCGTTTACTAAAACACTAATTTGATTGGGAGCAGGCTCATCGAAAGAGATTTCATATCGTTCCTCATCCACATAGAAAAGATAAGCCAAGTTTCCAGGGACTACACGTACCATAGGTATCTGTTCAGTCATCCCTTCAATTTCTAAAGGAATTTGCTGTTGTTCAGGGTAAGTGTTTTCTAACTTCTGAATTTCTTGCGCAAAGTAACCTGGATCATCTTCTGATAATTCATCATTTCCTGCATTGTTGATGGATTCACTAGGAATCTCTGTTGCGCGTTCGGGTGCTTGTGTGTCCATGGATAAAAAGAAGACAGCAGCTACAAGTATTGCTACCGCGGCAACACCGGCAATCCATGTGCGTTTCATAAATTGTTTCCTCCTTGTCGTTCGTTTTTCTTGGTCTAATGTCTTCTGTATCGACTGCCATACATCCTCTATATCATTTTCATGTTCATTTTTAAACTTCTTTAGGTCGCTTTCCCACTTCTCCATAGTTATCCCTCCCCATATGCCTCTCTCATCATTTTTTTGGCTTTAGCAAGGCGTGACTTGAGCGTATTTAAGTTTACTGAAAGAGCCTCAGCTATTTCGCGTTCCTTCCAATTCTCCATATATTTTAGAAGTAAAGGTACTCGGTACGTTTCTGGCAATTGAGCGACAGCATCTAAGATATCTATTTTCGATTCGGAAGAGGGGATGGATTGCTCGAGTTGATGGTCTTCAACTGGAAGGTGTGTGGCCTCTTTTTTTAATAGACGATTGCATTCATTTAGTAAAATGCGATAAAGCCAAGGACGAATCGGTCGCGCTGCATCCCATTGATCAGAGAAACGATAGACTCTCAAAAACGTTTCTTGCAACGCATCTTTTGCTAGCTCACGGCGTCCCGTAACAGCTAAGGCCATCCGAAAAAGGTCGGAGGCATAGTCCTCATAGAGTTGTTGAAATTGTGACCGGTCCATAGAAGCCCTCCTCGTTGTTACACCTATACTACCCTAGCAAACTGGAAAAAGTTGATTGGAAATGAAAATAATAAAAAAACCACCGCAAAGGGTGGTTTTCATGAACGATTGACTGTATAAATACCGAATGCTACAAATACCAATGCTATCAAGATTGGCAGCGTAAACGTCTCGCGAGGCAACAACAGGACAGATAAGCCAACACCACTTACAGGCACAAAGAATTTGTAAATGCCGACATGGCTAGCTTTATGATATTGCAAAATAGCAAACCAGAGCGCAAATGCAATAGCGGACAAGGCAACCATGTACACTAGTAAACCTATTGCTAGGGGTGTCCATGTCAGTGAAGCTGTATCAGCAAATGGGAAAGCCATAACTAGCAATAGGATAGCTCCGAGTGTCAACTGCCAACCAGAAAGTGTGAATGGGTGTATGCCTTTGCCCATCTCTTTTGCCATAATCGTCCCGACTGCACTCGTGAATGCGGAAAGAAGTAGAAAGCCTTCTCCGAGAAATTCAAAACTGCCATCAAATGATTGACCCCAGTTGGCAAAGAAGATTCCTGTAAACCCTGCAACTAAGCCAAGCCATTTCTGCCAACCAAGCCGGTCATTGGCGTAAATAAAGTGAGCAAGCAAGATCGTAAAGAATGTGTTACTAGAAATGATAATCGATGCCTGCACACCAGAAGTGTTGGAGACACCAACGTAAAAGAATAAATACTGAAGGGTTGTCTGCACAACTCCAAAAATAAACAATATCCCGTACTGCCGGCGGGTTAACTGGAGAGCACTACGTCTAAAGAGGAATAGACCTCCAAGTACTACAAATCCTGCAAGTAAAAAACGAAGTCCCGCAAGCCACATTTGTTCAGCGATGGCAGTACTTGGTATCCCCAATTCGCTGTACGATAACTTGAGAGTAGGGAACGCACTTCCCCACAACAGGGCACAAAAAATCGCGATGACGACCATGACCCATTTCTTTTGTAAATTCATATGTACCCGACCTTTCCTGTACGAATTGTAGCAGTCCGGTCAGGCATAATCAAAGAGTTGCGCCTAGCAATAAACAACTCGCAAATATGACGACTAGCAGTAACGAAAAATACACATCAAATGGAACAAATCTGACCTCATGGAAGTAAGTTCGTTCACGAGTGCCAGTAAATCCACGTGCTTCCATCGCAAAGGCAGTTTTCTCTGCTTTTCGCACAGCCCCAGCAAGTAACGGGATCGCAACACTTGGGAGCGCTCGAAGTTTCGCAAGAGTTGAAGTATGAACTTGCGGATTACGTAATTGTTGTACTTGGCGAATCTG
Protein-coding regions in this window:
- a CDS encoding DMT family transporter, giving the protein MNLQKKWVMVVIAIFCALLWGSAFPTLKLSYSELGIPSTAIAEQMWLAGLRFLLAGFVVLGGLFLFRRSALQLTRRQYGILFIFGVVQTTLQYLFFYVGVSNTSGVQASIIISSNTFFTILLAHFIYANDRLGWQKWLGLVAGFTGIFFANWGQSFDGSFEFLGEGFLLLSAFTSAVGTIMAKEMGKGIHPFTLSGWQLTLGAILLLVMAFPFADTASLTWTPLAIGLLVYMVALSAIAFALWFAILQYHKASHVGIYKFFVPVSGVGLSVLLLPRETFTLPILIALVFVAFGIYTVNRS
- a CDS encoding RNA polymerase sigma factor is translated as MDRSQFQQLYEDYASDLFRMALAVTGRRELAKDALQETFLRVYRFSDQWDAARPIRPWLYRILLNECNRLLKKEATHLPVEDHQLEQSIPSSESKIDILDAVAQLPETYRVPLLLKYMENWKEREIAEALSVNLNTLKSRLAKAKKMMREAYGEG